In the genome of Hymenobacter cellulosivorans, one region contains:
- a CDS encoding NADP-dependent malic enzyme, which produces MLKINKQEALDYHSQNPAGKIEVVPTKPVSTQLDLALAYSPGVAEPCKAIAANKDDVYKYTAKGNLVGVISNGTAVLGLGNIGPDASKPVMEGKGVLFKKFAGLDCFDIEIDCTDPEEFVRIVKSLEPTFGGINLEDIKAPECFVIEKALREQMTIPLMHDDQHGTAIISSAALLNALELVGKDIKEIKLVVSGAGAAAISCLRLYRELGLNVANVTVFDKDGVINQHRTDLAELQMQFATSSSVTTLAEAMEGADVFLGLSAANVLPADLLLKMADNPVVFALANPDPEIVYELALATRPDIIMATGRSDHPNQVNNVLGFPYIFRGAMDVRATEINEAMKLAAVQALAELAKEPVPDMVNKAYGDNTLTFGRNYLIPKPLDPRLITTVSVAVAKAAMASGVARREITDWLGYEDELRSRLGVNQKLMNRITSAAKANPKRVVFAEGDNYKILKSAQIVYDEGIAVPILLGNRKKIDAIARANSLDLEGCQIIDILEEDAKRDEYAELLFRKRQRRGITLYEGRRLLRERNYYASMMVETGEADAFISGLSKDYSKSILPALQVIGVDDGVQRVAGMYIIQHKKGPFFFADTTVNIDPTAEEMVDIIGLAARTVRFFDTEPRVAVLSYSNFGSNPGPLPDKARRATELAKKRYPDLLLDGEMQANTALNPELLREQYPFSELAENGANTLIFPNVVSGNIAYKVLQEIGGAEVIGPVLMGMRKPVHILQLGASVREIVNMTAIAVVDAQTNRKPL; this is translated from the coding sequence ATGCTTAAAATCAATAAACAGGAAGCCCTCGACTACCACTCCCAGAACCCCGCCGGGAAGATTGAGGTAGTGCCTACCAAGCCCGTCAGCACCCAGCTGGATTTAGCCCTGGCCTACTCCCCCGGCGTGGCCGAGCCCTGCAAAGCCATTGCCGCCAACAAGGACGACGTGTATAAGTATACCGCCAAGGGCAACCTGGTGGGCGTTATCTCCAACGGCACCGCCGTGCTAGGCCTGGGCAACATTGGCCCCGACGCCAGCAAGCCGGTGATGGAAGGCAAGGGCGTACTGTTCAAGAAGTTTGCCGGCCTCGACTGCTTCGACATCGAAATCGACTGCACCGACCCTGAGGAGTTCGTGCGCATCGTCAAGTCCCTGGAGCCTACCTTCGGCGGCATCAACCTGGAAGACATCAAGGCCCCCGAGTGCTTCGTCATCGAAAAGGCCCTGCGTGAGCAGATGACCATTCCGCTGATGCACGACGACCAGCACGGCACGGCCATCATTTCGTCGGCGGCTCTGCTCAACGCCCTGGAGCTGGTCGGCAAGGACATCAAGGAAATCAAGCTCGTGGTGAGCGGCGCGGGTGCCGCAGCCATTAGCTGCCTGCGCCTCTACCGGGAGCTGGGCCTGAACGTGGCTAACGTGACCGTGTTCGACAAGGACGGCGTCATCAACCAGCACCGCACCGATCTGGCCGAGCTGCAAATGCAGTTTGCCACCAGCAGTAGCGTGACCACCCTGGCCGAGGCCATGGAAGGCGCCGACGTGTTCCTGGGCCTATCGGCGGCCAACGTGCTGCCTGCCGACCTGCTGCTCAAGATGGCCGACAACCCCGTGGTGTTTGCCCTGGCCAACCCCGACCCTGAAATCGTGTACGAGCTGGCTCTGGCCACCCGCCCTGACATCATCATGGCTACCGGCCGCTCCGACCACCCCAACCAGGTGAATAACGTGCTGGGTTTTCCCTACATCTTCCGGGGGGCTATGGACGTGCGCGCCACCGAAATCAACGAGGCCATGAAGCTGGCCGCCGTACAGGCCCTGGCCGAGCTGGCCAAGGAGCCCGTGCCCGATATGGTCAACAAGGCCTATGGTGACAACACCCTGACCTTCGGCCGCAATTACCTCATCCCCAAGCCACTTGATCCGCGCCTGATAACCACGGTAAGCGTAGCTGTGGCCAAAGCCGCCATGGCCAGCGGCGTCGCCCGCCGCGAAATCACCGACTGGCTGGGCTACGAAGATGAGCTGCGCAGCCGCCTGGGCGTGAATCAGAAGCTGATGAACCGTATCACCAGCGCGGCCAAAGCCAACCCCAAGCGCGTGGTATTTGCCGAGGGCGACAACTACAAAATCCTCAAATCGGCTCAAATCGTGTACGATGAGGGGATTGCCGTACCGATTCTGCTCGGCAACCGCAAGAAAATTGACGCCATTGCCCGCGCCAACAGCCTCGATTTGGAAGGCTGCCAGATCATCGACATCCTGGAAGAGGACGCCAAGCGCGATGAGTACGCCGAGCTGCTATTCCGCAAGCGGCAGCGCCGCGGCATTACCCTGTACGAAGGCCGCCGCCTGCTGCGCGAGCGGAACTACTACGCCTCGATGATGGTCGAAACCGGCGAGGCCGACGCCTTTATCAGCGGCCTGAGCAAGGACTACAGCAAGAGCATTCTGCCCGCTCTGCAGGTTATCGGCGTCGACGACGGCGTGCAGCGCGTAGCCGGTATGTACATCATCCAGCACAAGAAAGGCCCGTTCTTCTTCGCCGACACCACCGTGAATATTGACCCCACGGCCGAGGAAATGGTGGACATCATCGGGCTGGCGGCCCGCACCGTGCGCTTCTTCGATACTGAGCCCCGGGTGGCCGTGCTGAGCTATTCCAACTTCGGCTCCAACCCCGGCCCCCTGCCCGACAAGGCCCGCCGGGCCACCGAGCTGGCCAAGAAGCGCTACCCCGACCTGCTCCTCGACGGCGAAATGCAGGCCAACACAGCCCTGAACCCCGAGCTGCTGCGCGAGCAGTACCCCTTCTCAGAACTGGCCGAAAACGGCGCCAATACCCTGATTTTCCCCAACGTGGTATCGGGCAACATTGCCTACAAGGTGCTCCAGGAAATCGGGGGCGCGGAGGTAATCGGGCCGGTACTGATGGGCATGCGCAAGCCGGTGCACATTCTGCAGCTGGGTGCCTCGGTGCGCGAAATCGTGAACATGACAGCTATTGCCGTCGTGGATGCCCAGACCAACCGCAAGCCCTTGTAA
- the gatA gene encoding Asp-tRNA(Asn)/Glu-tRNA(Gln) amidotransferase subunit GatA, translating to MRRFTSLTEVRNELTAGTTTCRQLVEYYLDNIQKKSHLNAFLEVWPEEARAQAEAVDAKLAAGTAGKLAGMVIGLKDVLAYKDHALQSSSHILDGFKSLFTGTAVQRLLDEDAIIIGRQNCDEFAMGASNETSYFGPARNEIDPERVPGGSSGGSAVAVQADLCLASIGSDTGGSVRQPAAFCGIIGFKPTYSRISRYGLVAYASSFDQIGTLTRSVEDAALLLEVMAGPDDFDSTVSQQPVPAYSELLTPAPHYRIGYIRDTMERPGLNPEIKAAVEETLDTLRGQGHVVDAVEFPYLDFIVPSYYILTTAEASSNLSRFDGVKYGYRAPDATDLESLYKKTRAQGFGPEVQRRILLGTFVLSADYYDAYYTKAQRVRRLIKDKTDELLRQYDFLVLPTTPTTAFKIGENQKDALAMYLADIFTVQASLAGVPAISVPAGVDSAGLPIGVQVLSGAFREEHLLAFANSLTESLTPAIP from the coding sequence AGTTCGCAACGAGCTGACGGCAGGCACGACCACCTGCCGTCAGCTCGTGGAGTATTATCTGGATAACATCCAGAAGAAAAGCCATTTGAATGCTTTTCTGGAAGTATGGCCCGAAGAGGCCCGTGCCCAGGCCGAGGCCGTGGACGCCAAGCTAGCCGCCGGCACTGCCGGTAAGCTGGCCGGTATGGTTATCGGCCTGAAAGACGTGCTGGCTTACAAGGACCACGCTCTGCAAAGCAGCAGCCACATTCTGGACGGCTTCAAGTCGCTCTTTACCGGCACGGCCGTGCAGCGCCTGCTCGATGAGGACGCCATTATCATCGGTCGCCAGAACTGCGACGAGTTTGCCATGGGCGCCTCCAATGAGACGTCCTACTTCGGCCCAGCCCGCAACGAAATTGACCCTGAGCGGGTACCCGGTGGTTCGTCGGGGGGCTCGGCAGTGGCGGTGCAGGCCGACTTGTGCCTGGCCTCGATTGGCTCTGATACGGGCGGCTCGGTTCGCCAGCCAGCGGCTTTCTGTGGTATCATTGGCTTCAAGCCAACTTACTCGCGCATTTCCCGCTACGGCTTGGTGGCCTACGCTTCGTCGTTCGACCAGATTGGCACGCTGACCCGCTCGGTGGAAGACGCGGCCCTACTGCTAGAAGTAATGGCTGGCCCCGACGACTTCGACTCGACTGTGAGCCAGCAGCCCGTGCCGGCGTATAGTGAGCTGCTGACGCCCGCGCCCCACTACCGCATCGGCTACATCCGCGACACGATGGAGCGGCCCGGCCTGAACCCCGAAATCAAGGCGGCGGTGGAAGAAACGCTGGATACGCTGCGCGGCCAGGGCCACGTGGTAGATGCCGTGGAGTTCCCCTACCTCGACTTCATTGTGCCCTCCTACTATATTCTGACCACGGCCGAAGCCAGCTCCAATCTGAGTCGCTTCGACGGGGTGAAGTATGGCTACCGCGCCCCGGACGCTACGGATCTGGAGTCGCTGTACAAGAAAACCCGCGCCCAGGGCTTTGGCCCCGAGGTGCAGCGCCGGATCCTGCTGGGTACCTTCGTGCTGTCGGCCGATTATTACGACGCCTATTATACCAAAGCCCAGCGGGTTCGTCGTTTGATTAAGGACAAGACCGACGAGTTGCTGCGCCAGTACGACTTCCTGGTGCTGCCCACGACGCCGACGACGGCGTTCAAGATTGGCGAAAACCAGAAAGATGCCTTGGCTATGTATCTGGCCGACATTTTCACCGTACAGGCTTCCCTAGCAGGCGTACCAGCCATTTCGGTACCCGCTGGGGTTGACTCGGCCGGTCTGCCGATTGGTGTGCAGGTGCTCAGCGGCGCGTTCCGCGAAGAGCATTTGCTGGCCTTTGCCAATTCTCTCACGGAATCCCTCACTCCCGCCATTCCCTGA
- the ruvA gene encoding Holliday junction branch migration protein RuvA — protein sequence MIAYIDGKLAYKDPTMAIMDVNGVGYEIKISLATYSKLPGEGEKAKIYTYQHIKEDAQALYGFLDPNEKALFMHLISVSGIGPGTGIMMVSSMSVGEIRHAIVNEDVRSIQSIKGVGPKTAQRVILDLRDKLRKDELLSKAGVDTVPLARAHNTNRSEALAALVTLGFARAAAEKNLDQIQQKHGNELSVEELIKFALKSH from the coding sequence ATGATTGCGTACATCGACGGAAAACTAGCTTACAAGGACCCCACCATGGCCATTATGGACGTGAATGGCGTGGGGTACGAAATCAAAATTTCGCTGGCCACCTACTCCAAGCTTCCGGGCGAGGGCGAGAAAGCCAAGATTTATACCTACCAGCATATCAAGGAAGATGCCCAGGCCCTCTACGGCTTCCTGGACCCCAACGAGAAAGCCCTGTTTATGCACCTGATTTCGGTGTCGGGCATTGGGCCGGGCACGGGCATCATGATGGTGTCGTCGATGTCGGTGGGCGAAATCCGCCACGCCATCGTGAATGAGGACGTGCGTTCCATTCAGAGCATCAAGGGCGTGGGGCCCAAAACGGCGCAGCGCGTGATTCTGGACCTGCGCGACAAGCTGCGCAAAGACGAGCTACTTAGCAAAGCCGGGGTGGATACCGTGCCGCTGGCCCGGGCACACAATACGAACCGCTCGGAAGCGTTAGCGGCCTTAGTGACTTTGGGCTTTGCCCGCGCCGCCGCCGAGAAGAATTTAGACCAGATTCAGCAAAAGCACGGCAACGAGTTGAGCGTGGAGGAACTGATTAAATTTGCTCTTAAGTCCCATTAG
- a CDS encoding LysM peptidoglycan-binding domain-containing protein, with product MKKPLLRVAAPFLLLAFTARPSAAQVQPELNPAGTRSDDTTRVQLTQPLDSLVAEPQSAQDSARLVWLQTPPELRDLVGDRISCLDTDMPHVFNGSVMSFVNYFTLRNRGYTQRILERQNLYFPLFEKYLAKYHLPQDLKYLAVVESALVPTARSRVGAVGLWQFMGPTGRDMRLVQNEYIDERMNPEKSTEAACKYLRDLYRMFGDWELVLAAYNWGGGNVQRAMKRTGKRTFWDLYPQLPKETRNYVPTFTAAMYTLQYAKEHGLHNDSLRYLYPEALDTLVISGRSLDLRKFSAQFGLDSAALARYNPEIRKTYLPETVQNYKLTVPACVRTELAMLNRTEVLDFCKVVLPPPRPITPLVPALPPADSAAAALAAAAKAAEKPQYRRIRHSVKRGESVADVAERYDVSPAQIRRWNKLRQGRALVHKQQLVVFVPLEASETVAPAVAAVVRKAAVPAKLPLPDEKPEKEAVAKAVAQEVAAVTKPAKAAAADNDTTEAATAEPEKTVAAAPVRSSRSSREREAAAAARAASVATSDDDSLPAEYTVRRGDNLTRLARERGVTVAQVMAWNNLSTEAVMPGQKLLFRAPTEAEAATAARTVARRAPAAAKPTEVLPAPKVHLVQPGDTLYNISRRYQGVTVEQLRKLNNLKSDEVKPGQKLLVQG from the coding sequence ATGAAAAAGCCGTTATTGCGCGTTGCCGCCCCTTTTCTGCTCCTGGCTTTTACGGCCCGCCCCAGTGCGGCGCAAGTACAACCCGAACTGAATCCGGCCGGCACGCGCAGTGACGACACCACGCGCGTGCAGCTCACCCAGCCGCTCGACTCCCTGGTAGCCGAGCCCCAATCGGCCCAGGACTCGGCGCGGCTGGTGTGGCTACAGACGCCGCCCGAGCTGCGCGACCTGGTCGGGGACCGGATAAGCTGCCTCGACACCGACATGCCGCACGTGTTCAACGGCTCGGTGATGAGCTTTGTGAACTACTTCACATTGCGCAACCGGGGCTACACCCAGCGGATTCTGGAGCGGCAAAACCTGTATTTCCCGCTATTTGAGAAATACTTGGCCAAATACCACTTGCCCCAGGATTTGAAATACCTGGCCGTGGTAGAATCGGCGCTGGTACCCACGGCCCGCTCCCGGGTGGGCGCCGTGGGGTTGTGGCAGTTTATGGGCCCCACCGGGCGCGACATGCGGCTGGTGCAGAACGAGTACATCGACGAGCGGATGAATCCGGAGAAGTCGACGGAGGCGGCCTGCAAGTACCTGCGCGACCTGTACCGGATGTTTGGCGACTGGGAGCTGGTGCTAGCGGCCTACAACTGGGGCGGTGGCAACGTGCAGCGGGCCATGAAGCGCACCGGCAAGCGCACCTTCTGGGATTTGTATCCGCAGTTGCCCAAGGAAACGCGCAACTACGTGCCCACCTTTACGGCCGCCATGTACACGCTGCAGTACGCCAAGGAGCACGGCCTGCACAACGACTCCCTGCGCTACCTCTACCCCGAGGCCCTCGACACCCTGGTTATTTCGGGCCGCAGCCTGGATTTGCGCAAGTTCTCAGCTCAGTTCGGCCTCGACTCGGCGGCTCTGGCGCGCTACAACCCCGAAATTCGGAAAACCTACCTGCCCGAAACCGTCCAGAACTACAAACTGACGGTGCCGGCCTGCGTGCGTACCGAGCTGGCCATGCTGAACCGCACTGAGGTACTGGACTTCTGCAAAGTGGTACTGCCCCCACCCCGCCCGATTACGCCTTTGGTGCCCGCCCTGCCCCCAGCTGATTCTGCCGCGGCTGCCCTGGCTGCAGCGGCTAAAGCGGCGGAGAAACCCCAATACCGTCGGATTCGGCACTCGGTGAAGCGCGGCGAGAGTGTGGCCGACGTGGCAGAGCGCTACGACGTGAGCCCGGCCCAAATCCGGCGCTGGAACAAGCTGCGCCAAGGCCGGGCCCTGGTACACAAGCAGCAGCTCGTAGTATTCGTGCCGCTGGAAGCTTCGGAAACAGTAGCTCCTGCCGTAGCGGCCGTAGTGCGTAAGGCCGCCGTGCCGGCCAAGCTGCCGCTGCCGGATGAGAAACCGGAGAAGGAGGCTGTAGCCAAAGCAGTGGCTCAGGAAGTAGCCGCCGTAACGAAGCCCGCCAAAGCAGCCGCTGCCGACAACGACACAACCGAAGCTGCCACGGCCGAGCCAGAAAAGACCGTAGCCGCTGCGCCCGTGCGCAGCTCCCGTAGCAGCCGGGAACGGGAAGCCGCTGCCGCAGCCAGGGCCGCCAGTGTAGCCACCTCTGACGACGACAGCCTGCCCGCCGAGTACACCGTGCGCCGGGGCGACAACCTGACCCGGCTGGCCCGGGAACGGGGCGTAACTGTGGCCCAGGTTATGGCTTGGAATAACCTTTCAACTGAAGCCGTGATGCCGGGCCAAAAGCTGCTGTTTCGGGCTCCTACCGAAGCCGAAGCGGCGACGGCGGCCAGAACCGTAGCGCGCCGGGCCCCGGCCGCGGCCAAGCCCACGGAAGTGTTGCCTGCCCCGAAAGTACACCTGGTGCAGCCCGGCGACACGCTCTACAACATTTCCCGCCGCTACCAGGGCGTCACGGTAGAGCAGTTGCGCAAGCTCAACAACCTAAAGTCGGATGAGGTGAAGCCGGGGCAGAAGCTGCTGGTGCAGGGCTAG